Proteins encoded by one window of Glycine soja cultivar W05 chromosome 15, ASM419377v2, whole genome shotgun sequence:
- the LOC114388304 gene encoding histone H3.2: MARTKQTARKSTGGKAPRKQLATKAARKSAPATGGVKKPHRFRPGTVALREIRKYQKSTELLIRKLPFQRLVREIAQDFKTDLRFQSSAVSALQEAAEAYLVGLFEDTNLCAIHAKRVTIMPKDIQLARRIRGERA, translated from the coding sequence ATGGCACGTACCAAGCAAACCGCTCGCAAGTCCACCGGCGGAAAGGCGCCGAGGAAGCAATTGGCGACTAAAGCCGCTCGCAAGTCAGCTCCGGCCACCGGCGGAGTGAAGAAGCCCCACCGCTTCAGGCCCGGAACGGTGGCTCTGAGGGAGATCAGAAAGTACCAGAAGAGCACTGAACTTCTGATCCGAAAACTCCCATTCCAGAGGCTCGTCAGAGAAATCGCTCAGGATTTCAAAACAGATCTTCGTTTCCAGAGCAGCGCTGTTTCTGCGCTTCAGGAAGCCGCAGAGGCTTATCTCGTTGGACTCTTCGAGGACACCAACCTCTGCGCTATTCACGCCAAGAGAGTCACCATTATGCCCAAGGATATTCAACTCGCTCGCAGAATCAGAGGCGAGAGAGCTTAA
- the LOC114386477 gene encoding uncharacterized protein LOC114386477 — protein sequence MEYGSYTFPKLKITFTLLTAIVSSRSNLFNHHCLNHTLPQNSLLPSPKHPFSSMIMDRSSQSSSDSPTREPKVLSIECLKGSSKGDEWTGDMLQTGDIVEELRLGSTANSQIRYQWPFKGGKSGVQKILQDAFKKKETSIAVRVRRGSEELAELQACIVPNEFTAKKNLVLRSISDPNYVVGFVDRTEAECFELQASRNTRMVNALTRTKLQDGYVSYSWERRMQEMLPVPNSSNFLSILFLPKASDRVASRYNDLEDTLARANAWLNAGQASGVPIVFMNIQTESLLTKISGETASSTVNAGSLSDLSNLANASLYGFEDYHGIDIGVVRAVRLWYAPVAGEFSIEIKLKEEDAKLGFAISRTEEGFIFISSVINQENVPAARSGLSNLYKLATDTCRMLVVSRVSNQKVLPWMVSSTGAIRCYDTVSLSQKLSLHRHTRVPILLHVFLWDRNLVSSSGGSSRFRALSSSVLPSHASEVQLARLPDETHVLPLPPPPSEPSDITSEISHSRLERDTAGELSFRFHDFALSSNWV from the exons ATGGAATATGGATCATATACTTTTCCAAAACTGAAAATTACGTTCACATTATTAACCGCCATAGTTTCAAGCAGAAGCAATTTATTTAACCACCATTGCCTTAATCATACCCTCCCTCAAAATTCCCTTCTTCCCTCTCCCAAACATCCCTTCAGCTCCATGATCATGGATAGATCATCTCAAAGCAGCTCCGATTCACCGACTCGAGAGCCCAAGGTGTTATCCATCGAATGTCTTAAAGGAAGCTCCAAAGGCGACGAGTGGACCGGCGACATGCTCCAAACCGGCGATATCGTGGAGGAGCTCCGACTCGGATCGACGGCGAACTCACAGATCCGGTACCAGTGGCCGTTCAAGGGCGGGAAGAGCGGCGTGCAGAAGATTCTGCAGGATGCGTTCAAAAAGAAGGAGACGTCGATCGCGGTTCGGGTGCGGCGAGGATCGGAGGAGCTGGCGGAGCTGCAGGCTTGCATCGTGCCCAACGAATTCACGGCCAAGAAGAACTTGGTGCTTCGATCCATTTCTGACCCGAATTACGTGGTCGGGTTCGTGGATCGGACCGAAGCGGAATGCTTCGAGCTTCAAG CTTCAAGGAACACAAGGATGGTAAATGCGCTAACCAGGACCAAGCTACAAGATGGATATGTTTCATATTCATGGGAGAGGAGGATGCAGGAAATGCTACCAGTTCCCAATTCTAGTAACTTTCTTTCCATATTGTTCCTTCCCAAAGCTTCAGATCGGGTAGCTTCTCGCTATAATGATCTGGAAGACACCCTAGCCAGGGCAAATGCGTGGCTCAATGCAGGTCAAGCCTCAGGTGTCCCTATTGTCTTCATGAACATCCAAACCGAGTCCCTACTTACTAAG ATATCTGGAGAGACAGCTTCCTCCACTGTGAACGCAGGGTCATTATCTGACTTATCTAACTTAGCAAATGCAAGCCTTTACGGCTTTGAGGATTACCATGGAATAGACATCGGAGTTGTTCGAGCTGTTCGCCTATGGTATGCTCCGGTTGCAGGAGAGTTCTCTATTGAGATCAAACTAAAAGAGGAAGATGCAAAGCTTGGCTTTGCCATTAGTCGAACTGAAGAG GGATTTATTTTCATCTCATCAGTGATTAATCAAGAAAATGTACCGGCCGCACGATCAGGGCTGAGCAATCTCTATAAACTAGCAACGGATACTTGTAGGATGTTGGTAGTTTCAAGAGTGTCAAATCAAAAAGTCCTTCCATGGATGGTTTCTTCAACCGGAGCCATTCGGTGTTATGACACTGTTTCGCTTAGCCAGAAGCTCTCCTTGCACAGACACACAAGAGTTCCAATTCTCCTACATGTCTTCCTTTGGGACCGGAATTTGGTTTCTTCAAGCGGAGGAAGCTCTAGATTTAGGGCTTTGTCTTCTTCTGTGTTGCCATCACATGCATCTGAAGTTCAACTTGCACGCCTTCCAGATGAAACTCATGTGCTGCCATTGCCCCCTCCACCTTCGGAACCAAGTGATATTACAAGTGAAATTTCGCACTCCCGGCTTGAGAGAGACACTGCTGGGGAATTGTCTTTTAGATTCCACGATTTTGCCTTGTCCAGCAACTGGGTATGA
- the LOC114387967 gene encoding transcription factor bHLH122-like isoform X1 codes for MESDLEQQPQVNSSGLTRYRSAPSSYFSNIIDREFYEHVFNRPSSPETERVFSRFVNSLNSEEEDSLHHKLSTDSSSSAAVKEEVNQQDQGINEEHVAVAALQQSNNNINNYNNNNNNNYSASHNFYQSSSSKPPLPNQNPNLPSAMEQGSFSMGLRHSGNNSNLTRHSSSPAGLFSQINIENVYAGVRGMGSLGAVNNSIEDAKFSSSRRLKNQPNYSSSGRMSSIAEIGDKGYRESSPDSEAFADGNDFMAGYQVGHWDDTAMMSDNVGGLKRFSEEDSKPFSGLNAVETQNETGQTHAPLAHQLSLPNTSAEMAAIEKFLQFSDSVPCKIRAKRGCATHPRSIAERVRRTKISERMRKLQDLVPNMDKTFKSKFRHFQIVMQSVRVHTRSNNNGKKGRLVDLACVSISR; via the exons ATGGAGTCAGATCTCGAGCAGCAGCCGCAGGTGAATTCCTCGGGTTTAACTCGGTACCGATCGGCGCCGAGTTCGTATTTCTCTAACATCATTGACCGCGAGTTCTACGAGCACGTCTTCAACCGTCCCTCGAGTCCCGAAACGGAGCGAGTGTTCTCACGCTTCGTTAACAGCTTAAAcagtgaagaagaagattcGCTCCACCACAAGCTCTCAactgattcttcttcttctgctgcGGTTAAGGAAGAGGTTAACCAACAAGACCAGGGTATCAACGAGGAACACGTGGCGGTGGCTGCGCTACAGCAGAGTAATAACAACATCAAtaattacaacaacaacaacaacaacaactactCTGCTTCTCATAATTTCTACCAAAGCTCCTCCTCCAAACCTCCCTTGCCGAACCAGAACCCGAACCTTCCCTCAGCTATGGAGCAAGGATCGTTTTCAATGGGACTCAGGCATAGTGGAAATAATTCTAACCTTACCAGGCATAGTAGCTCTCCCGCAGGACTATTTTCCCAAATTAACATTGAAAATG TGTATGCTGGTGTGAGAGGCATGGGGAGTTTGGGAGCTGTTAACAACAGTATCGAAGATGCGAAATTTTCTAGTTCGAGGAGGTTGAAGAATCAACCGAACTATTCTTCGTCGGGGAGAATGTCGTCCATTGCTGAAATTGGGGACAAAGGGTATAGAGAAAGTAGTCCAGACAGTGAAGCTTTTGCTGATGGTAACGATTTTATGGCCGGTTACCAAGTTGGTCATTGGGATGATACTGCAATGATGTCTGACAACGTTGGTGGTCTCAAAAGATTTAGTGAAGAAGATTCAAAACCATTTTCTGGCTTAAATGCGGTTGAGACTCAG AATGAAACGGGACAGACTCATGCTCCTTTGGCCCATCAGTTGAGTTTGCCAAATACTTCAGCTGAAATGGCTGCCATTGAGAAGTTTCTGCAGTTTTCAGATTCTGTTCCGTGCAAAATCCGTGCCAAACGGGGCTGTGCCACTCACCCAAGAAGCATTGCAGAGAGG GTTAGAAGAACTAAAATTAGTGAGCGTATGAGGAAACTTCAGGATCTTGTCCCAAACATGGACAAG ACCTTCAAAAGCAAGTTCAG ACACTTTCAGATTGTCATGCAAAGTGTACGTGTTCACACGAGAAGCAACAATAACGGAAAAAAAGGGAGATTGGTCGACTTAGCTTGTGTTTCTATATCCCGTTGA
- the LOC114387375 gene encoding uncharacterized protein LOC114387375: protein MDDEAIANANGAPSPPCVVSVSALSGSRRRLSTSFLERSRRPVSSSEKLKPMAWISLQGRLLNADEASSARTICGGFSAELALAWNLFPPIHRFLVVAVIGTAVARSRKDLQIFQLKNSVHLRDQVLLNMQQKLDSLCELVNNSKLHSTNKSCDKDGELQLNETLGSGKINFVDCGCWHCEQHSAFLNELMVDSVARTSGANEVLQYKMPFSNEDQEERRMSDMSDWASSVTSSADIQLNNLAVEQDIYNLRRDCEEKDTTIKELTTLLNSNEVAKCKRIAELEDIIRRKNTTISKLKKDMLVLEQKVVQLTRLRRPSFSTSGSNDSQLPHIMIDNLLYDMESTTSPSSSSDSDSSSVIKARDRPADVVLNQNLASKINQKPTPAKVSSSSGRFFECHSKSQSVSPRKELSSSQKSNAASSSAQKLLSARGDLKKNRRRSLNGDKSTMEHKRWV, encoded by the exons ATGGACGACGAAGCTATTGCTAACGCTAACGGAGCTCCGTCACCTCCATGTGTCGTTTCGGTGTCTGCACTCTCCGGTTCCCGCCGCCGCCTCTCGACGAGCTTCCTGGAGCGGAGCCGCCGCCCTGTCTCGTCGTCGGAGAAGCTCAAGCCTATGGCGTGGATATCTCTCCAGGGACGGCTCCTCAACGCCGACGAAGCCAGCTCGGCTCGAACCATCTGCGGCGGCTTCAGCGCCGAACTAGCCCTCGCTTGGAACCTCTTCCCTCCCATCCACAGGTTCCTCGTAGTCGCGGTCATTGGCACTGCCGTTGCACGCTCCCGAAAAGACCTTCAAATATTCCAACTCAAAAACTCCGTTCATCTAAGG GACCAGGTGCTGTTAAACATGCAGCAAAAGCTTGATAGTCTTTGCGAGTTGGTTAACAATTCTAAACTACACTCAACCAATAAGTCTTGTGACAAGGATGGGGAATTGCAATTAAATGAGACTCTTGGCTCTGGGAAAATTAACTTTGTTGATTGTGGTTGTTGGCATTGTGAGCAACACTCTGCTttccttaatgaattaatg GTTGATTCTGTTGCAAGAACCTCTGGTGCCAATGAGGTGCTTCAATATAAGATGCCCTTCTCTAATGAAGATCAAGAGGAGCGAAGAATGTCTGACATGTCAGATTGGGCTTCAAGTGTCACATCTTCTGCTGATATCCAG TTAAACAACTTGGCTGTAGAACAAGATATTTATAATCTTAGGAGGGACTGCGAAGAGAAGGATACCACAATAAAGGAACTAACCACCCTGTTGAACTCTAATGAGGTTGCTAAGTGCAAG aGGATTGCTGAATTAGAAGACATTATACGGAGGAAAAATAcaacaatttcaaaattaaagaaagacaTGTTGGTTTTAGAACAAAAG GTTGTGCAACTTACAAGACTTCGTCGACCCTCTTTCTCTACTAGTGGCTCAAATGACAGTCAGCTGCCACATATCATGATAGATAACCTTCTTTATGATATGGAGAGCACCACTAGCCCCTCCTCATCTTCTGATTCGGATAGCTCTTCTGTCATCAAAGCACGGGATCGTCCTGCTGATGTTGTCCTGAACCAGAATTTGGCTTCCAAAATTAATCAGAAACCTACACCAGCAAAAGTATCCAGTTCATCAGGGAGATTTTTTGAATGCCACTCAAAGTCTCAATCCGTTAGTCCTCGTAAAGAACTTTCAAGTAGCCAAAAATCTAATGCAGCTTCCTCTTCAGCCCAAAAGCTATTGTCAGCTCGTGGGGActtaaaaaagaatagaagacGATCTCTTAATGGAGATAAGAGTACGATGGAACATAAGAGATGGGTATAG
- the LOC114387967 gene encoding transcription factor bHLH122-like isoform X3, with translation MESDLEQQPQVNSSGLTRYRSAPSSYFSNIIDREFYEHVFNRPSSPETERVFSRFVNSLNSEEEDSLHHKLSTDSSSSAAVKEEVNQQDQGINEEHVAVAALQQSNNNINNYNNNNNNNYSASHNFYQSSSSKPPLPNQNPNLPSAMEQGSFSMGLRHSGNNSNLTRHSSSPAGLFSQINIENVYAGVRGMGSLGAVNNSIEDAKFSSSRRLKNQPNYSSSGRMSSIAEIGDKGYRESSPDSEAFADGNDFMAGYQVGHWDDTAMMSDNVGGLKRFSEEDSKPFSGLNAVETQNETGQTHAPLAHQLSLPNTSAEMAAIEKFLQFSDSVPCKIRAKRGCATHPRSIAERVETGQDVVMGPCNNYS, from the exons ATGGAGTCAGATCTCGAGCAGCAGCCGCAGGTGAATTCCTCGGGTTTAACTCGGTACCGATCGGCGCCGAGTTCGTATTTCTCTAACATCATTGACCGCGAGTTCTACGAGCACGTCTTCAACCGTCCCTCGAGTCCCGAAACGGAGCGAGTGTTCTCACGCTTCGTTAACAGCTTAAAcagtgaagaagaagattcGCTCCACCACAAGCTCTCAactgattcttcttcttctgctgcGGTTAAGGAAGAGGTTAACCAACAAGACCAGGGTATCAACGAGGAACACGTGGCGGTGGCTGCGCTACAGCAGAGTAATAACAACATCAAtaattacaacaacaacaacaacaacaactactCTGCTTCTCATAATTTCTACCAAAGCTCCTCCTCCAAACCTCCCTTGCCGAACCAGAACCCGAACCTTCCCTCAGCTATGGAGCAAGGATCGTTTTCAATGGGACTCAGGCATAGTGGAAATAATTCTAACCTTACCAGGCATAGTAGCTCTCCCGCAGGACTATTTTCCCAAATTAACATTGAAAATG TGTATGCTGGTGTGAGAGGCATGGGGAGTTTGGGAGCTGTTAACAACAGTATCGAAGATGCGAAATTTTCTAGTTCGAGGAGGTTGAAGAATCAACCGAACTATTCTTCGTCGGGGAGAATGTCGTCCATTGCTGAAATTGGGGACAAAGGGTATAGAGAAAGTAGTCCAGACAGTGAAGCTTTTGCTGATGGTAACGATTTTATGGCCGGTTACCAAGTTGGTCATTGGGATGATACTGCAATGATGTCTGACAACGTTGGTGGTCTCAAAAGATTTAGTGAAGAAGATTCAAAACCATTTTCTGGCTTAAATGCGGTTGAGACTCAG AATGAAACGGGACAGACTCATGCTCCTTTGGCCCATCAGTTGAGTTTGCCAAATACTTCAGCTGAAATGGCTGCCATTGAGAAGTTTCTGCAGTTTTCAGATTCTGTTCCGTGCAAAATCCGTGCCAAACGGGGCTGTGCCACTCACCCAAGAAGCATTGCAGAGAGG GTAGAGACTGGACAAGATGTGGTCATGGGACCATGTAATAATTACTCCTAA
- the LOC114387967 gene encoding transcription factor bHLH122-like isoform X2, giving the protein MESDLEQQPQVNSSGLTRYRSAPSSYFSNIIDREFYEHVFNRPSSPETERVFSRFVNSLNSEEEDSLHHKLSTDSSSSAAVKEEVNQQDQGINEEHVAVAALQQSNNNINNYNNNNNNNYSASHNFYQSSSSKPPLPNQNPNLPSAMEQGSFSMGLRHSGNNSNLTRHSSSPAGLFSQINIENVYAGVRGMGSLGAVNNSIEDAKFSSSRRLKNQPNYSSSGRMSSIAEIGDKGYRESSPDSEAFADGNDFMAGYQVGHWDDTAMMSDNVGGLKRFSEEDSKPFSGLNAVETQNETGQTHAPLAHQLSLPNTSAEMAAIEKFLQFSDSVPCKIRAKRGCATHPRSIAERVRRTKISERMRKLQDLVPNMDKQTNTADMLDLAVDYIKDLQKQVQTLSDCHAKCTCSHEKQQ; this is encoded by the exons ATGGAGTCAGATCTCGAGCAGCAGCCGCAGGTGAATTCCTCGGGTTTAACTCGGTACCGATCGGCGCCGAGTTCGTATTTCTCTAACATCATTGACCGCGAGTTCTACGAGCACGTCTTCAACCGTCCCTCGAGTCCCGAAACGGAGCGAGTGTTCTCACGCTTCGTTAACAGCTTAAAcagtgaagaagaagattcGCTCCACCACAAGCTCTCAactgattcttcttcttctgctgcGGTTAAGGAAGAGGTTAACCAACAAGACCAGGGTATCAACGAGGAACACGTGGCGGTGGCTGCGCTACAGCAGAGTAATAACAACATCAAtaattacaacaacaacaacaacaacaactactCTGCTTCTCATAATTTCTACCAAAGCTCCTCCTCCAAACCTCCCTTGCCGAACCAGAACCCGAACCTTCCCTCAGCTATGGAGCAAGGATCGTTTTCAATGGGACTCAGGCATAGTGGAAATAATTCTAACCTTACCAGGCATAGTAGCTCTCCCGCAGGACTATTTTCCCAAATTAACATTGAAAATG TGTATGCTGGTGTGAGAGGCATGGGGAGTTTGGGAGCTGTTAACAACAGTATCGAAGATGCGAAATTTTCTAGTTCGAGGAGGTTGAAGAATCAACCGAACTATTCTTCGTCGGGGAGAATGTCGTCCATTGCTGAAATTGGGGACAAAGGGTATAGAGAAAGTAGTCCAGACAGTGAAGCTTTTGCTGATGGTAACGATTTTATGGCCGGTTACCAAGTTGGTCATTGGGATGATACTGCAATGATGTCTGACAACGTTGGTGGTCTCAAAAGATTTAGTGAAGAAGATTCAAAACCATTTTCTGGCTTAAATGCGGTTGAGACTCAG AATGAAACGGGACAGACTCATGCTCCTTTGGCCCATCAGTTGAGTTTGCCAAATACTTCAGCTGAAATGGCTGCCATTGAGAAGTTTCTGCAGTTTTCAGATTCTGTTCCGTGCAAAATCCGTGCCAAACGGGGCTGTGCCACTCACCCAAGAAGCATTGCAGAGAGG GTTAGAAGAACTAAAATTAGTGAGCGTATGAGGAAACTTCAGGATCTTGTCCCAAACATGGACAAG CAAACTAACACAGCTGATATGTTGGACTTGGCTGTGGATTACATCAAAGACCTTCAAAAGCAAGTTCAG ACACTTTCAGATTGTCATGCAAAGTGTACGTGTTCACACGAGAAGCAACAATAA